TCCATTCAAGCCGGAAGAAGCCGTTGAAATGGAGCGGCTTCAGCGACAGTTGGTCAATCGCCTGGAGCATGCGGGTGTCCACGTATTGGAAATCAATCTTTATGACCTCTCGATAGAAATATTAAAAGATCGCGGCATCTGGGACCAGATTATAGAGATGGAAGATGCTGTCACAAAGGATCAACTCAAGGAGTTGTTACAAGGTGTACTGGACCCAGAGAGCCATCTCGTGCCCGCCATAGCAGCTAAGCTGTCCAGCACGGACTTCGACGTATTGTTTCTTTCGGGTGTTGGCGAAGTGTTTCCGTACATCCGGTCACATAACGTTTTAAACAATTTACAAAGTACTGC
This window of the Methylomonas koyamae genome carries:
- a CDS encoding DUF1788 domain-containing protein — protein: MPMSDRFQHLFGIISGQRFLKKQGLGNEVPFFICPFKPEEAVEMERLQRQLVNRLEHAGVHVLEINLYDLSIEILKDRGIWDQIIEMEDAVTKDQLKELLQGVLDPESHLVPAIAAKLSSTDFDVLFLSGVGEVFPYIRSHNVLNNLQSTAKEKPTLLFFPGSYTHSLESGASLDLFGRLHDDKYYRAFNIFHCEA